A region from the Leptospirillum ferriphilum ML-04 genome encodes:
- a CDS encoding alpha-amylase/4-alpha-glucanotransferase domain-containing protein: MNGLLSQSGGYDCMVVAGADNRATLVMVLHHHQPVGNFPEVFRETYDRCYRPTLELLEDFPAIHVSIHLTGPLLMWMSENAPEYVDRLVRLSNRRQIEVIGGGFYEPILAMLPARDARSQVERMNAWMKDRLGVTTPGFWLAERVWQTDLPERLSGMGLGYAPVDDHHFLLAGIPPEDLHGFFRAGWLDSHLDLFPISRDLRYLIPFQLPEAFLDYMDRNGRGGRVLTYADDAEKFGVWPETYQWVWEEGYLRSLFEQMTRQSHWLRVASMGEIVAERKPSRRVLLPNASYEEMMEWALPAKMGVRLKSVRRDLEQRGILSSVQPFLRGGIFENFLVKYPDVARMYGRMLQVSDMVKSGESPEALEALMRAQGNDVYWHGLFGGIYLSNLRHEAYSNLLKAEDALIRTGKIALPSFMEGDFDQDGLEELLVLRESYTVWMSPGRGGSLTEIDDRKHFFHLTNTMTRQFETYHDRANGQEGHVSSGVIPSIHDLPTGGGDPAEICYDPRPRRPFLDGIYPRDITGEDLDQALRCEADFSNLSFRTVDRSRDNVLLKADVRIEEKMFSLSKEFHFLPESFSVRYQLTEEMSGTTSQRAEEKMWATEIPLTMLAGESHGRKLVLRDRPSEPLSWLEASDRESVRGFEGYDDWSKTRFFIDSSLPVRLVLRPIHSVSLSEKGVEKVYQGTIFFLLLPLSLLIREGWQITFSFER; this comes from the coding sequence ATGAACGGTTTGCTCAGTCAGTCTGGAGGGTATGACTGTATGGTTGTTGCAGGCGCGGACAATCGTGCGACTTTGGTCATGGTTCTTCATCACCATCAGCCGGTCGGGAATTTTCCCGAAGTTTTTCGGGAGACCTATGACCGGTGTTACCGGCCGACGCTTGAACTTCTGGAAGATTTTCCCGCGATCCATGTCTCCATTCATCTGACAGGGCCCCTTCTGATGTGGATGTCGGAGAATGCTCCGGAGTACGTCGACCGACTTGTCCGCCTCTCGAACCGTCGACAGATCGAAGTGATAGGCGGTGGTTTCTATGAACCGATTCTTGCCATGCTTCCCGCCCGCGATGCCCGGTCACAGGTGGAGCGCATGAACGCCTGGATGAAAGACCGGCTGGGTGTCACAACACCCGGATTCTGGCTTGCGGAAAGGGTGTGGCAGACAGATTTGCCCGAGAGACTCTCCGGGATGGGTCTGGGATATGCCCCGGTCGATGATCATCATTTCCTTCTTGCCGGAATCCCCCCGGAAGACCTCCATGGGTTCTTTCGGGCAGGCTGGCTGGATAGTCACCTTGATCTGTTCCCGATATCCCGTGATCTTCGTTACCTCATCCCCTTCCAGCTCCCTGAAGCGTTCCTTGACTATATGGACCGTAACGGGCGGGGAGGACGTGTCCTGACATATGCAGACGATGCGGAAAAGTTTGGCGTCTGGCCGGAAACGTATCAATGGGTCTGGGAGGAAGGCTATCTCCGGTCTCTGTTCGAACAAATGACACGGCAGTCGCATTGGCTTCGGGTTGCGTCGATGGGAGAGATTGTGGCAGAGAGAAAGCCCTCACGGAGGGTTTTGCTTCCCAACGCGTCCTACGAGGAGATGATGGAATGGGCCTTGCCTGCAAAAATGGGTGTCCGTTTGAAATCCGTTCGGAGAGATCTTGAGCAAAGAGGAATCCTTTCCTCCGTTCAGCCCTTTTTGAGAGGGGGAATTTTCGAGAACTTTCTGGTGAAATATCCGGATGTCGCAAGAATGTACGGGAGGATGCTCCAGGTCAGCGACATGGTGAAATCAGGGGAAAGCCCCGAAGCTCTCGAAGCCCTGATGCGTGCACAGGGAAATGACGTTTACTGGCATGGTCTGTTTGGAGGCATTTATCTGTCGAATTTGCGCCATGAAGCATATTCAAACTTGCTGAAGGCAGAGGATGCGTTGATCCGTACAGGGAAAATTGCCCTTCCCTCCTTTATGGAAGGGGATTTTGACCAGGATGGCCTGGAGGAGCTTCTGGTTCTCAGGGAGTCCTATACGGTCTGGATGTCTCCGGGAAGAGGCGGTTCCCTGACGGAAATTGATGACAGGAAGCATTTTTTCCATTTGACGAATACAATGACCCGACAGTTTGAAACATATCATGATCGGGCCAACGGTCAGGAAGGGCACGTTTCTTCCGGAGTGATCCCATCCATTCATGACCTGCCGACCGGAGGCGGGGATCCGGCGGAAATTTGTTATGACCCTCGTCCCAGACGACCCTTTTTGGATGGAATTTACCCCCGGGACATAACGGGAGAGGATCTGGACCAGGCTCTCCGGTGCGAAGCGGATTTTTCGAACTTGTCTTTCCGGACGGTTGACCGGTCTCGGGACAATGTTCTCCTGAAAGCAGATGTCCGGATCGAAGAAAAGATGTTCAGCCTGTCCAAGGAGTTTCATTTTTTACCTGAATCTTTTTCTGTTCGTTACCAATTGACGGAAGAGATGTCCGGGACAACCAGCCAACGGGCAGAAGAAAAAATGTGGGCAACAGAGATTCCGTTGACGATGCTGGCAGGGGAATCGCATGGTCGAAAACTGGTCCTCCGGGATCGCCCCTCTGAACCCCTGTCCTGGCTGGAAGCCTCAGACAGGGAGTCTGTCAGGGGTTTTGAAGGATATGACGATTGGTCCAAAACCCGTTTTTTTATCGACAGTTCCCTGCCTGTCCGGCTGGTTCTTCGGCCGATCCATTCGGTCTCCCTCTCGGAAAAGGGTGTTGAAAAGGTTTATCAGGGAACGATCTTTTTTCTTCTTCTCCCGCTTTCCCTCCTGATTCGGGAAGGATGGCAGATCACTTTTTCTTTTGAGCGGTAA
- the galT gene encoding galactose-1-phosphate uridylyltransferase yields the protein MPELRKDPVIGRWVIIATSRGLRPTDFSVEKIEYHYQVCPLCPGQEEKTPPEVLSYRSAGSLPNTTGWNLRVVPNKFPALQVEGNLDREGIGLYDRMNGIGAHEVVIETPEHRKMMAEFSEKQMEDVLWAYRDRILDLKKDSRFRYIMIFKNYGEAAGASLEHSHSQLIALPIVPTVVVEEIVGAKSHYEEKERCIFCDIVRQELADGSRIVFENQEFLAITPFAPKFPFEVWLLPKKHSARYEEGQKAQFEALARIFLDVLRRLNKALQNPPYNFILHTSPLQEKADDYYHWHFEIMPTLTRVAGFEWGTGFYINPTPPEEAARFLREIDLSD from the coding sequence ATGCCGGAACTCAGGAAGGATCCCGTCATCGGGAGATGGGTCATCATTGCGACAAGTCGTGGTCTGCGTCCAACAGATTTCTCTGTGGAAAAAATCGAATACCACTACCAGGTCTGTCCCCTTTGTCCGGGACAGGAAGAGAAAACACCCCCGGAAGTTCTCTCTTACCGGTCGGCAGGTTCTCTCCCAAACACCACGGGATGGAACCTACGCGTCGTTCCAAACAAGTTTCCCGCGTTGCAGGTGGAAGGGAATCTGGATCGGGAGGGCATTGGCCTTTACGACAGGATGAACGGTATCGGAGCGCACGAAGTTGTCATTGAAACACCGGAACACCGGAAAATGATGGCGGAGTTTTCGGAAAAACAAATGGAAGATGTTCTGTGGGCCTATCGGGACCGGATTCTGGATCTGAAGAAAGACAGCCGGTTTCGCTATATTATGATTTTTAAAAATTATGGAGAGGCTGCAGGAGCTTCTCTCGAACACAGCCACAGTCAATTGATTGCCCTTCCCATCGTCCCGACTGTTGTTGTGGAGGAAATCGTTGGCGCCAAAAGTCATTATGAAGAAAAAGAAAGATGTATTTTTTGCGATATTGTCCGGCAGGAACTGGCAGACGGGTCACGTATCGTTTTTGAAAATCAGGAGTTTCTGGCGATTACGCCGTTTGCTCCCAAATTCCCTTTCGAAGTCTGGCTTCTTCCCAAAAAGCATTCCGCTCGATACGAAGAAGGGCAAAAGGCACAGTTCGAGGCCTTGGCCCGCATTTTCCTCGATGTTTTGCGACGTCTGAACAAGGCTCTTCAAAATCCTCCCTATAATTTTATTCTCCACACGTCTCCGCTTCAGGAAAAAGCGGATGATTATTATCACTGGCATTTTGAAATTATGCCGACACTGACACGTGTCGCAGGATTTGAGTGGGGAACGGGTTTCTACATCAATCCCACTCCTCCTGAAGAGGCTGCCCGTTTTTTACGGGAAATTGATTTGTCGGACTGA